A region of Piscinibacter gummiphilus DNA encodes the following proteins:
- a CDS encoding lipoprotein-releasing ABC transporter permease subunit, translating to MNWPYELQIGWRYTRAGRAGRRNGFISFISGVSMLGIGLGVAALIIVLSVMNGFQKEVRDRMLSAIAHIEVVDAYGAALPDWQATAAKARENPQVIGAAPFIAMQALIARGEDMRGAVVRGISPNDEATVTEVAAKLKDTTLAKLVPGQWGIVLGVELARSLGVREGDNVTIVAPGGQVTPAGVVPRLKQVTVVGTFDSGHYEYDSTLAMIHIEDAAKLFRLEGPSGVQLRLKNLHDARDVGAQLSQVLGPEVSVRDWTRTNRNWFSAVQLEKRLMFIILTLIVAVAAFNLVSTLVMTVTDKRADIAILRTLGATPRSIMGIFMVQGALSGVIGTLAGVVLGLLVSFNIGTLVPALERLLNTSFLPGSIYLISRMPSDPQWGDILPITLISLVLAFLATLYPSWRASRVQPAEALRYE from the coding sequence ATGAACTGGCCCTACGAACTGCAGATCGGCTGGCGCTACACGCGCGCGGGACGCGCCGGCCGGCGCAACGGCTTCATCTCCTTCATCTCCGGCGTGTCGATGCTCGGCATCGGGCTCGGCGTCGCGGCGCTCATCATCGTGCTGTCGGTGATGAACGGCTTCCAGAAGGAGGTCCGCGACCGCATGCTGTCGGCCATCGCCCACATCGAGGTGGTCGACGCCTACGGCGCCGCGCTGCCCGACTGGCAGGCCACCGCCGCGAAGGCGCGCGAGAACCCGCAGGTGATCGGCGCGGCCCCCTTCATCGCGATGCAGGCCCTGATCGCCCGCGGCGAGGACATGCGCGGCGCCGTCGTGCGCGGCATCTCGCCGAACGACGAGGCCACGGTCACCGAGGTGGCCGCGAAGCTCAAGGACACCACCCTCGCGAAACTCGTCCCCGGCCAGTGGGGCATCGTGCTGGGCGTGGAACTCGCGCGGTCCCTGGGCGTGCGCGAGGGCGACAACGTCACCATCGTGGCCCCGGGCGGCCAGGTCACGCCGGCCGGCGTGGTGCCCCGCCTGAAGCAGGTCACCGTGGTCGGCACCTTCGACTCGGGCCACTACGAGTACGACAGCACGCTCGCGATGATCCACATCGAAGACGCGGCCAAGCTGTTCCGCCTCGAGGGCCCGTCGGGCGTCCAGCTGCGCCTGAAGAACCTGCACGACGCCCGCGACGTGGGCGCGCAGCTGTCGCAGGTGCTCGGCCCCGAGGTCTCGGTGCGCGACTGGACCCGCACCAACCGCAACTGGTTCTCGGCCGTGCAGCTCGAGAAGCGGCTGATGTTCATCATCCTCACGCTGATCGTCGCGGTGGCCGCGTTCAACCTCGTCTCCACGCTCGTGATGACGGTGACCGACAAGCGCGCCGACATCGCGATCCTGCGCACCCTCGGCGCCACGCCGCGTTCCATCATGGGCATCTTCATGGTGCAGGGCGCGCTGTCCGGCGTGATCGGCACGCTGGCCGGCGTGGTGCTCGGGCTGCTGGTGTCGTTCAACATCGGCACCCTCGTGCCGGCGCTCGAGCGGCTGCTCAACACCAGCTTCCTGCCGGGCAGCATCTACCTGATCAGCCGCATGCCCAGCGACCCGCAGTGGGGCGACATCCTGCCCATCACCCTGATCTCGCTCGTGCTCGCCTTCCTCGCCACGCTGTACCCCAGCTGGCGGGCCAGCCGCGTCCAACCCGCCGAGGCCCTGCGTTATGAATGA
- the dxs gene encoding 1-deoxy-D-xylulose-5-phosphate synthase: MNPTLLQKIDGPADLRGLSRLELKQLSAELREFLLQSVSQTGGHLSSNLGTVELTIALHHVFNTPQDRIVWDVGHQTYPHKILTGRRDRMSTLRQLGGLSGFPRRDESEYDTFGTAHSSTSISAALGMAVAAKMKGEDRRSIAVIGDGAMTAGMAFEALNNAGVAGANMIVVLNDNDMSISPPVGALNRYFARLMSGKFYATARDTAKNVLKNAPPLFELARRLEEHAKGMVVPCTIFEEFGFTYFGPIDGHDLDSLVPTLENLRGMKGPLFLHVVTKKGYGYKLAEADPIAYHGPGKFNPAEGLKKPSGVPKTTFTQVFGQWLCDMAAADERLVGITPAMREGSGMVEFEQRFPKRYHDVGIAEQHAVTFAGGLACEGMKPVVAIYSTFLQRAYDQLVHDVAIQNLPVVFALDRAGLVGADGATHAGNYDIAFLRCIPNVSVLTPADERECRQLLSTAYAQNHPVAVRYPRGAGVGVVPGDGLETLPWGKGEVRRRGERVAILAFGTLLYPALEAAEKLGATVANMRYAKPLDAALVAELARTHDALVTVEDGCVMGGAGSAVLEALQAAGLNVPVLVLGLPDQFIEHGDPVKLMSLNGLDAAGIEASVIKRFGAKPALLRPAANH; encoded by the coding sequence ATGAACCCCACCCTCCTGCAAAAGATCGACGGCCCGGCCGACCTGCGCGGCTTGTCGCGGCTGGAACTCAAGCAGCTCTCCGCCGAGCTGCGCGAATTCCTGCTGCAGAGCGTCTCGCAGACCGGCGGGCACCTGTCGTCGAACCTGGGCACGGTCGAGCTGACCATCGCGCTGCACCACGTGTTCAACACGCCGCAGGACCGCATCGTCTGGGACGTGGGCCACCAGACCTACCCGCACAAGATCCTCACCGGCCGCCGCGACCGCATGTCGACGCTGCGTCAGCTGGGCGGCCTGTCGGGCTTCCCGCGCCGCGACGAGAGCGAGTACGACACCTTCGGCACCGCCCACTCGTCCACCTCCATCTCGGCCGCGCTCGGCATGGCCGTGGCCGCGAAGATGAAGGGCGAGGACCGCCGCTCCATCGCCGTGATCGGCGACGGCGCCATGACGGCCGGCATGGCCTTCGAGGCCCTGAACAACGCCGGGGTCGCGGGCGCCAACATGATCGTGGTGCTCAACGACAACGACATGTCGATCTCCCCGCCGGTCGGGGCGCTCAACCGCTACTTCGCCCGCCTGATGAGCGGCAAGTTCTACGCCACGGCGCGCGACACCGCGAAGAACGTGCTGAAGAACGCGCCCCCGCTGTTCGAGCTGGCCCGCCGCCTCGAAGAGCACGCGAAGGGCATGGTCGTGCCGTGCACGATCTTCGAGGAGTTCGGCTTCACGTACTTCGGCCCCATCGACGGCCACGACCTCGACTCGCTCGTGCCCACGCTCGAGAACCTGCGCGGCATGAAGGGCCCGCTGTTCCTGCACGTCGTCACGAAGAAGGGCTACGGCTACAAGCTCGCCGAGGCCGACCCCATCGCGTACCACGGCCCGGGCAAGTTCAACCCCGCCGAGGGCCTGAAGAAGCCGTCGGGTGTGCCCAAGACCACCTTCACGCAGGTGTTCGGCCAGTGGCTGTGCGACATGGCCGCCGCCGACGAGCGCCTCGTGGGCATCACGCCCGCGATGCGCGAGGGTTCGGGCATGGTCGAGTTCGAGCAGCGGTTCCCGAAGCGGTACCACGACGTGGGCATCGCCGAGCAGCACGCCGTCACGTTCGCGGGCGGCCTCGCCTGCGAGGGCATGAAGCCCGTCGTGGCCATCTACTCCACCTTCCTGCAGCGCGCGTACGACCAGCTCGTGCACGACGTCGCCATCCAGAACCTCCCGGTGGTGTTCGCGCTCGACCGCGCGGGCCTGGTCGGTGCCGACGGCGCTACGCACGCGGGCAACTACGACATCGCCTTCCTGCGCTGCATCCCGAACGTCAGCGTGCTGACCCCGGCCGACGAGCGCGAGTGCCGCCAGCTGCTGAGCACGGCCTACGCGCAGAACCATCCGGTGGCCGTGCGCTACCCGCGCGGCGCCGGTGTCGGCGTGGTGCCGGGCGACGGCCTCGAGACCCTGCCGTGGGGCAAGGGCGAGGTGCGCCGCCGCGGCGAACGCGTGGCCATCCTGGCATTCGGCACGCTGCTGTACCCCGCGCTCGAAGCCGCCGAGAAGCTCGGCGCCACGGTGGCGAACATGCGCTACGCCAAGCCGCTCGACGCGGCCCTGGTGGCCGAGCTGGCCCGCACCCACGACGCCCTCGTCACGGTGGAGGACGGCTGCGTGATGGGTGGCGCGGGCAGCGCGGTGCTCGAGGCCCTGCAGGCGGCCGGCCTGAACGTGCCCGTGCTGGTGCTGGGCCTGCCCGACCAGTTCATCGAACACGGCGACCCGGTCAAGCTGATGAGCCTCAACGGGCTCGACGCCGCCGGCATCGAGGCCTCGGTCATCAAGCGTTTCGGCGCGAAGCCGGCGCTGCTGCGCCCGGCCGCCAACCACTGA
- a CDS encoding polyprenyl synthetase family protein, whose product MSLFSVAAASVPQSVPFDAWLRAELDTVESALSAWVPGTAPAGLGQAMRYGVLDGGKRLRPLLVLAAAQAVGGHREASLRAACAVELIHAYSLVHDDMPCMDNDVLRRGKPTVHVQFGEAQAMLAGDAMQALAFEVLTPDDGVPAALQAKLCSLLARSAGHAGMAGGQAIDLASVGVPLNEQALRDMHHRKTGALLQGSVLMGAACGDLPPAAWSALADYGDAVGLAFQVVDDILDVTQASETLGKTAGKDMDNNKPTYVSILGLPAARAHAEELRNKAQAALARSGIANVERLKVLADKVVERDN is encoded by the coding sequence ATGAGCTTGTTTTCCGTAGCCGCTGCCTCCGTGCCGCAGTCGGTGCCCTTCGACGCGTGGCTCCGGGCCGAGCTGGACACCGTCGAGTCGGCGCTGTCGGCCTGGGTGCCCGGCACCGCGCCGGCCGGCCTCGGCCAGGCCATGCGCTATGGCGTGCTCGACGGCGGCAAGCGCCTGCGTCCGCTGCTGGTGCTGGCCGCCGCCCAGGCGGTGGGCGGCCACCGCGAGGCCTCGCTGCGCGCCGCCTGCGCGGTCGAGCTGATCCACGCCTATTCCCTCGTGCACGACGACATGCCGTGCATGGACAACGACGTGCTGCGCCGGGGCAAGCCCACCGTGCACGTGCAGTTCGGCGAGGCCCAGGCCATGCTGGCGGGTGACGCCATGCAGGCGCTCGCCTTCGAGGTGCTCACGCCCGACGACGGGGTGCCCGCGGCCCTGCAGGCCAAGTTGTGTTCGCTGCTGGCCCGCTCGGCCGGCCACGCCGGCATGGCCGGCGGCCAGGCCATCGACCTCGCGAGCGTCGGCGTGCCCCTGAACGAGCAGGCCCTGCGCGACATGCACCACCGCAAGACCGGCGCCCTGCTGCAGGGCAGCGTGCTGATGGGGGCCGCCTGCGGCGACCTGCCCCCCGCCGCCTGGTCGGCCCTGGCCGACTACGGCGACGCCGTGGGCCTCGCCTTCCAGGTGGTCGACGACATCCTCGATGTCACGCAGGCCTCGGAAACGCTCGGCAAGACGGCCGGCAAGGACATGGACAACAACAAGCCCACCTACGTGAGCATCCTCGGCCTGCCGGCCGCGCGTGCCCACGCGGAGGAGCTGCGCAACAAGGCGCAGGCGGCGCTCGCGCGAAGCGGCATCGCCAACGTCGAACGCCTGAAGGTGCTGGCCGACAAGGTCGTGGAAAGAGACAACTGA
- a CDS encoding exodeoxyribonuclease VII small subunit, producing MAKAPPAPTAAQLPDSYEEALAELERLVAAMEGGQLPLDALLGSYRRGAELLNFCRSRLDAVETQVRLLEDGQLKPWTDS from the coding sequence ATGGCCAAAGCTCCCCCCGCCCCGACCGCTGCTCAGCTGCCCGACAGCTATGAAGAAGCCCTGGCCGAGCTGGAACGCCTCGTGGCAGCGATGGAGGGCGGGCAATTGCCGCTCGACGCGCTGCTCGGCAGCTATCGCCGAGGGGCCGAACTGTTGAATTTCTGCCGTTCGAGACTGGACGCCGTGGAAACCCAGGTCCGGTTGCTCGAGGACGGTCAGCTGAAACCCTGGACTGATTCATGA
- a CDS encoding aromatic ring-hydroxylating oxygenase subunit alpha: MSDLSLTLEALEQHRSQLPVAAYFDDDLHRREMELIFQHGPRYLGHELAVPEVGDHYALPQEGEGRALVRTAEGIQLLSNVCRHRQAVMLRGRGNTGKNIVCPLHRWTYDLKGQLVGAPHFPEDPCLHLNAYKTRSWNGLIFEDNGRDIAAELGQIGPRAALDFDGYVLDRVHVHECDYNWKTFIEVYLEDYHVGPFHPGLSQFVTCNDLEWEFGRHHSVQTVGTNNALVKAGSDVYRKWHDAVLAFRDGVPPERGAIWLTYYPNIMIEWYPHVLVVSALYPKGPQKTVNVVEFYYPEEIHAFERDFVDAQQAAYLETCVEDDEIALRMDAGRKALHERGDNEVGPYQSPMEDGMREFHAWYRRTMNFRA, translated from the coding sequence ATGTCCGACCTGAGCCTCACCCTCGAAGCTCTCGAGCAGCATCGCTCGCAACTCCCCGTAGCAGCCTACTTCGACGACGACCTCCATCGCCGCGAGATGGAGCTGATCTTCCAGCACGGTCCCCGGTACCTCGGCCACGAACTCGCCGTGCCCGAGGTCGGCGACCACTACGCCCTGCCCCAGGAGGGGGAAGGCCGCGCGCTCGTGCGCACCGCCGAGGGCATCCAGCTGCTGTCGAACGTCTGCCGCCACCGCCAGGCGGTGATGCTGCGCGGGCGCGGCAACACCGGCAAGAACATCGTGTGCCCCCTGCACCGCTGGACCTACGACCTGAAGGGCCAGCTGGTGGGCGCCCCGCATTTCCCCGAAGACCCCTGCCTCCACCTGAACGCCTACAAGACGCGCAGCTGGAACGGGCTGATCTTCGAGGACAACGGCCGCGACATCGCCGCCGAGCTGGGCCAGATCGGCCCCCGCGCCGCGCTCGACTTCGACGGCTACGTGCTCGACCGCGTGCACGTGCACGAGTGCGACTACAACTGGAAGACGTTCATCGAGGTGTACCTCGAGGACTACCACGTGGGCCCGTTCCACCCCGGCCTGAGCCAGTTCGTCACCTGCAACGACCTCGAGTGGGAGTTCGGCAGGCACCACTCGGTGCAGACCGTGGGCACCAACAACGCCCTCGTGAAGGCCGGCTCGGACGTGTACCGCAAGTGGCACGACGCCGTGCTCGCGTTCCGCGACGGCGTGCCGCCCGAGCGCGGGGCCATCTGGCTCACGTACTACCCGAACATCATGATCGAGTGGTATCCGCACGTGCTGGTGGTCTCGGCGCTGTACCCGAAGGGGCCGCAGAAGACCGTCAACGTGGTGGAGTTCTACTACCCCGAGGAAATCCACGCGTTCGAGCGCGACTTCGTCGACGCCCAGCAGGCCGCCTACCTGGAGACCTGCGTCGAGGACGACGAGATCGCCCTGCGCATGGACGCCGGCCGCAAGGCGCTGCACGAACGCGGCGACAACGAAGTGGGTCCCTATCAATCCCCGATGGAAGACGGCATGCGCGAGTTCCATGCCTGGTACCGCCGAACGATGAATTTCCGAGCCTGA
- a CDS encoding DMT family transporter encodes MPASALMVLATFLFATMGVCVKLASSLYGTGEIVFYRGLIGATMLFIVSRVRGGTLRTGVPGMHFWRSLTGVTALCMWFYSIGNLPLATSMTLNYMSSVWMALFLIGGAVALGTTRVDGKVVGTILLGFGGVALVLRPTIDQQQLWHGLVGLISGMISATAYLQVTALGRAGEPEYRTVFYFSLGGVVAGAGMTLLNDGFHAHTWKGAGLLIAVGLLATTAQLLMTRAYATGRTLVNASLQYLGIAFAFGYGVLLFDDPVTWMALAGMALIIGAGVAATMLRTKVTNKTDTTIMNET; translated from the coding sequence ATGCCCGCTTCCGCCCTGATGGTCCTGGCGACCTTCCTGTTCGCCACGATGGGGGTGTGCGTCAAGCTCGCCTCCAGCCTCTACGGCACCGGCGAGATCGTCTTCTACCGCGGCCTGATCGGGGCCACGATGCTGTTCATCGTCAGCCGCGTCCGCGGCGGCACGCTGCGCACCGGCGTGCCCGGCATGCACTTCTGGCGCTCGCTCACCGGCGTCACGGCGCTGTGCATGTGGTTCTATTCCATCGGCAACCTGCCGCTCGCCACGTCGATGACGCTGAACTACATGTCGTCGGTGTGGATGGCGCTGTTCCTGATCGGCGGCGCCGTGGCCCTGGGCACCACCCGGGTCGACGGCAAGGTCGTGGGCACCATCCTGCTCGGCTTCGGCGGCGTGGCGCTCGTGCTGCGCCCCACCATCGACCAGCAGCAGCTGTGGCACGGCCTCGTGGGGCTGATCTCGGGGATGATCTCGGCCACGGCCTACCTGCAGGTCACGGCCCTCGGCCGGGCCGGCGAGCCCGAGTACCGCACCGTCTTCTACTTCTCGCTGGGCGGTGTGGTGGCCGGCGCGGGCATGACGCTGCTCAACGACGGTTTCCACGCCCACACCTGGAAGGGCGCCGGGCTGCTGATCGCCGTGGGCCTGCTCGCCACCACGGCCCAGCTGCTGATGACCCGCGCGTACGCCACGGGCCGCACGCTCGTCAACGCGAGCCTGCAGTACCTGGGCATCGCGTTCGCGTTCGGCTACGGCGTGCTGCTGTTCGACGACCCGGTCACCTGGATGGCGCTGGCCGGCATGGCGCTGATCATCGGCGCCGGGGTCGCGGCCACGATGCTGCGCACCAAGGTCACGAACAAGACCGACACCACCATCATGAACGAGACCTGA
- a CDS encoding sulfurtransferase has translation MDTPLISASALLGASPAPLLLDCSFDLADAAAGEQAYVLGHLPGALYVHLDRDLSGAKTGMNGRHPLRTRDEYAAWMASVGIGPDREVVVYDRQAGMFAVRAWWVLRWMGHTRVALLDGGVDAWVRAGGSLATDVPVPKPVAITPAPAPAMPTLDAAAVLARLPGLRLLDARAPERYRGDVEPIDRVAGHIPGARNRFFKDNLQADGTFKPAAQLRAEYAPLVDGAAKGSVVVSCGSGVTACHDVLAMEVAGLGTATLYPGSWSEWSADPERPVEKSPAA, from the coding sequence ATGGACACGCCGCTGATCTCCGCCTCCGCGCTGCTGGGCGCGTCCCCTGCCCCGCTGCTGCTCGACTGCAGCTTCGACCTCGCCGACGCGGCGGCCGGCGAACAAGCGTACGTGCTGGGCCACCTGCCCGGCGCGCTGTACGTGCACCTCGACCGCGACCTGTCGGGCGCGAAGACCGGCATGAACGGCCGCCATCCGCTGCGCACGCGCGACGAATATGCCGCGTGGATGGCTTCGGTCGGCATCGGCCCGGACCGCGAGGTGGTGGTGTACGACCGCCAGGCCGGCATGTTCGCGGTGCGTGCGTGGTGGGTGCTGCGCTGGATGGGGCACACGCGGGTCGCGCTGCTCGACGGCGGCGTCGACGCCTGGGTGCGCGCCGGCGGATCGCTCGCCACCGACGTGCCCGTGCCGAAGCCCGTGGCCATCACGCCCGCGCCCGCGCCCGCCATGCCCACGCTGGATGCCGCCGCCGTCCTCGCCCGCCTGCCCGGCCTGCGCCTGCTCGACGCCCGCGCGCCCGAGCGCTACCGGGGCGACGTCGAACCCATCGACCGCGTCGCCGGCCACATCCCCGGCGCCCGCAACCGCTTCTTCAAGGACAACCTGCAGGCCGACGGCACCTTCAAGCCGGCCGCGCAGCTTCGCGCCGAGTACGCCCCGCTGGTCGACGGCGCGGCAAAGGGGTCGGTGGTGGTGTCGTGCGGCTCGGGGGTCACGGCGTGCCATGACGTGCTCGCGATGGAAGTCGCCGGCCTCGGCACCGCCACGCTGTACCCGGGATCGTGGAGCGAGTGGTCGGCGGATCCGGAGCGCCCGGTGGAGAAGTCCCCGGCCGCGTAG
- a CDS encoding universal stress protein, with translation MFQRILVPTDGSDITQKSVASALSLAASLGARVYVLSVKEPFPYSAISEMQPTPPQEFFEAQERIAASRVADVAALAEAQGVVCETHTIEALHPWEAIIEHAQHKACDLIVMASHGRRGVTALLLGSETQKVLTHTKIPVLVVR, from the coding sequence ATGTTCCAACGCATCCTGGTCCCCACCGACGGTTCGGACATCACGCAGAAGTCCGTGGCCAGCGCCCTCTCACTGGCCGCCTCCCTGGGCGCCCGCGTCTACGTGCTGAGCGTGAAGGAACCCTTCCCGTACAGCGCCATCTCGGAGATGCAGCCCACGCCGCCTCAGGAATTCTTCGAGGCGCAGGAGCGCATCGCCGCCAGCCGCGTGGCCGACGTCGCCGCACTGGCCGAGGCGCAGGGCGTGGTCTGCGAGACCCACACCATCGAGGCGCTGCACCCGTGGGAAGCCATCATCGAACACGCGCAGCACAAGGCCTGCGACCTGATCGTGATGGCCTCGCACGGGCGGCGCGGCGTGACCGCGCTGCTGCTGGGCAGCGAGACCCAGAAGGTGCTCACGCACACCAAGATCCCGGTGCTGGTCGTCCGCTGA
- a CDS encoding methyl-accepting chemotaxis protein, which translates to MSFASPSPVRADPADLAAIDRTGDLVMWVTLLCSSLAAFAIGHHFGTLGTAAIVSTVLLLAGTAAIATMRGRRAARIVLTVCNVAAIALHIQLGRGTIEFHFGVFVLLGLILVYRDWRPLVFAAGLFAVHHVLFDRLQALNLGVYCTPEPDLLKTMMHAIYVVAQTAIEVYLAIGLRRAAVEAAELSALVRSVDRDGLLNLDVADVPVSAPTAVMLKATLGKVEAAMADVGLAAATVEEAATEIANGNLDLSQRTEEQATNLQATVSSMEQLTGHVMGTAETANTANRLADHASAAAAEGSEVVGRVVGTMDDISASSRNIADIIGVIDGIAFQTNILALNAAVEAARAGEQGRGFAVVAGEVRALAQRSSVAAKEIRALIARSTERVDAGAGLVGEAGSRMADIVEQARRVSTLIGEISVASGRQSEGISRIGESVSLLDQATQQNAALVEESAAAAESLKMQARRLNAVVRRFLLAPRSLGT; encoded by the coding sequence ATGTCCTTCGCTTCACCGTCCCCCGTCCGCGCGGACCCCGCCGACCTGGCGGCCATCGACCGCACCGGCGACCTCGTCATGTGGGTCACGCTGCTGTGCAGTTCGCTGGCCGCCTTCGCCATCGGCCACCACTTCGGCACGCTGGGCACCGCCGCGATCGTCAGCACCGTGCTGCTGCTCGCCGGCACGGCCGCCATCGCGACGATGCGCGGCCGCCGTGCGGCGCGCATCGTGCTCACGGTCTGCAACGTCGCGGCCATCGCGCTGCACATCCAGCTCGGGCGCGGCACCATCGAGTTCCACTTCGGCGTGTTCGTGCTGCTGGGCCTGATCCTGGTCTATCGCGACTGGCGCCCGCTCGTGTTCGCCGCCGGCCTGTTCGCCGTGCACCACGTGCTGTTCGACCGCCTGCAGGCCTTGAACCTGGGTGTCTACTGCACGCCCGAGCCGGACCTGCTCAAGACGATGATGCACGCCATCTACGTGGTGGCGCAGACGGCCATCGAGGTGTACCTGGCGATCGGCCTGCGCCGCGCGGCGGTCGAGGCGGCCGAGCTGTCGGCCCTGGTGCGCAGCGTGGACCGCGACGGCCTGCTGAACCTCGACGTGGCCGACGTGCCGGTGTCGGCGCCCACGGCGGTGATGCTCAAGGCCACGCTCGGCAAGGTGGAGGCCGCGATGGCCGACGTGGGCCTGGCCGCCGCCACCGTGGAGGAGGCCGCCACCGAGATCGCCAACGGCAACCTCGACCTCAGCCAGCGCACCGAGGAACAAGCCACGAACCTGCAGGCCACCGTCTCGTCGATGGAGCAGCTCACGGGCCACGTGATGGGCACCGCCGAGACCGCGAACACCGCGAACCGCCTGGCCGACCACGCGTCGGCCGCGGCCGCCGAGGGCAGCGAGGTGGTGGGCCGCGTGGTGGGCACGATGGACGACATCTCCGCCTCGTCGCGCAACATCGCCGACATCATCGGCGTGATCGACGGCATCGCGTTCCAGACGAACATCCTGGCCCTGAACGCCGCGGTGGAAGCCGCGCGTGCGGGCGAGCAGGGCCGCGGCTTCGCCGTGGTGGCCGGCGAGGTGCGGGCGCTGGCCCAGCGCTCCTCGGTGGCCGCGAAGGAGATCCGTGCGCTGATCGCGCGCTCGACCGAACGCGTGGACGCGGGGGCCGGCCTCGTGGGCGAGGCGGGCTCCCGCATGGCCGACATCGTCGAACAGGCGCGCCGCGTGAGCACGCTGATCGGCGAGATCTCGGTGGCCTCGGGCCGCCAGAGCGAGGGCATCTCGCGCATCGGCGAGTCGGTGAGCCTGCTCGACCAGGCGACGCAGCAGAACGCCGCGCTCGTGGAAGAAAGCGCGGCCGCCGCCGAGAGTCTGAAGATGCAGGCGCGGCGCCTCAACGCGGTGGTGCGCCGCTTCCTGCTGGCACCCCGATCGCTCGGAACCTGA
- a CDS encoding redoxin domain-containing protein, with protein sequence MKNHWKLGVLGVALLAASGAMAQAAVGKPAPAFTATDLAGKPVALSDFKGKFVVLEWTNPECPFVKKHYDSGNLPATQKDATAKGVVWLSIQTVPSADPKARTELQSWQATKHAAATASVIDDGSIGKAYRAATTPHMYIVDPKGQLIYAGAIDSKPTSNPADIAGATNYVNQALGEALAGKPVSQPVTKAYGCTVKYPT encoded by the coding sequence ATGAAGAACCACTGGAAACTCGGCGTGCTGGGTGTGGCGCTGCTGGCCGCCAGCGGCGCGATGGCGCAGGCGGCGGTCGGCAAGCCCGCGCCGGCCTTCACCGCCACCGACCTCGCCGGCAAGCCGGTCGCGCTGTCCGACTTCAAGGGCAAGTTCGTCGTGCTCGAGTGGACGAACCCGGAGTGCCCGTTCGTCAAGAAGCACTACGACAGCGGCAACCTGCCGGCCACGCAGAAGGACGCGACGGCCAAGGGCGTGGTGTGGCTGTCGATCCAGACGGTGCCGTCGGCCGACCCCAAGGCGCGCACCGAACTGCAGTCGTGGCAGGCCACGAAACATGCGGCCGCCACCGCGTCGGTGATCGACGACGGCAGCATCGGCAAGGCCTACCGCGCGGCCACCACGCCGCACATGTACATCGTCGACCCGAAGGGCCAGCTGATTTACGCGGGCGCCATCGACAGCAAGCCCACGTCGAACCCGGCCGACATCGCCGGGGCCACGAACTACGTGAACCAGGCCCTCGGCGAGGCGCTGGCCGGCAAGCCGGTGAGCCAGCCGGTGACGAAGGCGTACGGCTGCACGGTGAAGTACCCGACCTGA